The Gemmatimonadales bacterium genome segment TACTGGCCTGCACGGGACGGGGCCATGGCTCAGACGGCTGGGAATTCAGAGTCGACACCGTGCCCTCTGAGAGCAAGGGCGGCACGCGCTCGGATACGTGGCTCAGGGCAGTGGGGAAAGAGGGTCCGCGAGGAGCGCCGCAGACCGAAGCAGTCATCCTCAGCTTCGACTGCCTGCCCGGACACCCGATCAGCACGATCATGACCAACCAGGCGCTTCGTCAAGGGAGCGTGGAGGTGCAGCTCAAGCTGGATGGGAATCCGCCTCGCCGGCTCCCAGGGTTCACGGGCACAACCCCCACTGGTGGGCAGCTCGTGCTCACGATTCCCCAGGACTCCGTGCTCCAACTCCTCAGCGGCCACCAGCGCGCAACCATCGAGTATGCCGATGGGGCAGGATCATCCAAGACTACCGCCGTGTTTCCGGTGACGGGTCTCGAGAAGTACCGGGCCCAGTTCCTGGCGGCATGTTCGAGACGCGGAGGCGAGTCCAGGTAAACCTCATCGAGCCTACGCTCCCGCCCCCGCAGGTTCGGCCTTCGGGCGGTACGCGTCCGCGTTCTGTTCGTAACCCCAGATGAACGGCGGCTCGACGCCGCACGCCCGGGCGTATGCCGAAAGCTGTCCACGGTGGTGCAGGAACTCCTCGCTCAGCACCTGAAACGCCACCCACCCCGGCCAGCTCATCCCCCACGGCGTGGGCACCATCGCGGAGAGCTCCGCGTCGCCGATTCGCGCCACCGCCTCGTTTGCCTGCTCGAAGCACCGGCCTGCGAACGTCAGCACCGCCGCCTTCCCGCCGAGCTCCGCCGCCACGGCGCCCTCGGACGCCTCGTTGGCCGTGATCCGGCCCTTCGCCACGCCCTGCGCGATGTCCCGCACGATCGATCCCGAGATGTGGACCGCCAGCTCGGCCGGCGTGCGCATGCCGGCGACGGGATGGGAGGCGTACTTGTCAGCCGGAATCGCGTCGAGTAGCCGCAGGTAAACCCCGTACTTCTGGCGAAACTGGTCCCACATCTGGTCGAGCATCGTTTTGTTCATGGCCGCTCCTGGAGGGGTGTGCCGCATAAGATGCGAACGCGGACGCGCGCCGTCGAGAGCGGGGCCGGGAACCCGGGGCGACTAGGCGAGCAGCGCCACGGCCCCAGTCACCACCAGCGCTCCCCCCCAGATCAGATCCAGATTGATCCACATCGTCCGCAGCATCCGCAGCCCCAGCTTCCGGTAGACGAGCAGCGCCACCAGGCCGGTCACCAGGAGGTACCCGGCCGTGTGGAACGCTGTCACCTGGAGGCCCAGGCTCACGGGCGCCGCCGCCGGCACGCCGGGAACCAGCGACGCGGCCAGCAGGTGCGAGGCGTGCCCATGCCCGGAGAAATCCGAGGTGCCGCCCGTGGCGCCGACGAGCAGCGGTAGCACCATCAACCCGGCCCCATGTCCGCTCGCCATCAGAAACGACCAGATGGTGAGCTCGCGAAAGCCGACCTGCATCCCGCCGTAGCGGGGGTGCCGGTGGCGCACCAGCCGCGTGCCGCCGAGCGTCACGAGCGCGCCACCCACGATCCACCGGAGCACCTCCGCCGGGACTACGGGGCCGAGCGCGAGCGCCGTGAGAACGGCGGCGCCGATTGCCAGCGCGTGGCCCGCCGCAAGCGGTGGGAGCGCGCGCCACACGGCGCGCGCTCGCCCTTCCTGCAACCCCAGGGCGACGGCGAAGAGCCAGCCCATCCCAGGATTCACCCCGTGTACCGCACCCAGGCCTACGAGTGCGAGCCATCCAGTCCACGCCATCGTCGCCTCCTGGTCAAGCGTAGCAGAAGGAGTCGGAGGAGGCATCGCCGCCCTCGAGCCGCACCTGGTGCGGACGGAGGCCGTCCTCGAGCTCCACCAGGAAGCGCGGGTCGGCGGTGAGGCCGCCACCCGGCGCCGCGTCCAGCTTCGCTATCCAGCCGCGCACGCCGTCGGGGTAGAACTGTGCGTCCCAGGGCGTGTAGAGCGAGTTGGTGAGGTACACCCGCCGGCCGTCGCGGCTCACCTCGACCATCTGCGGCCCGCCGTTGAGCGGCTGATCGGGCCGCTTCGGGTGCGCCTTCCGCGCCACGATGCCGCCGAGCGTCACGCTGCCGGTGAAGACCGGGTTGAACGGATCGGTCACGTCGTACTGCCGGAGCTCGCCCGTCCCGAAGCACGAGACGTACAGGGTCCGGTCGTCGACCGAGAGGTTGATGTCCGTCACCAGCGGCGGCACCGCCTTGAAGCCTTTGAGCAGCGGCGGCAGGTCGGCCTCGTCGGCGGGTACGGCGGGGATCGTGATCACCTTCTGGGTCCGCCACTCACCCTTCCCCTTCCGTGCGCTCCGGTCGAGGTACCACAGGAAAACCGAGCTCGACAGATCCTCCAGCGAAATCACCACGCCCACGAAGCCGTGGGCCCGGCTCGGGTTGTGGGCCGGCCGGAGCTCGAGCGCCATCTGGTGCTCGGCGCCGAGGTCGAGCTCCTCGACGTGGGTGCGCCGGCGCAGGTCCCAGACATGGAGCTTGTGCCCGTATTTGCCGGCCAGCAGCAGCTCGGGGTTCACGCCGTCCTTCACCATGTTCGGCGTGCCCCACTCGCTCGTGATCATCGTGTCCTGGCCCAGATGCCAGAAGAAATCGTAGGCCAGATACTGGGACCCACGGTCGTGCTCCCAACGCCCCTTCACGTCGAAGGTCTCGTGATCCAGAGTAAAGATGCCGCCGGGCCCGTCGCCGGTCGGGGCGCCGAGGGCATTCAGGTAGATCCCGTCGGGGCCGCAGTGGACGGTGTGCGGAGCGGCGTAGCCGGTCTTTGCCATCACCTCCTTGCCCTCGATCACCTTGACCAGGCTCGGCTGACGCGGGTCGGGTTTGGTGTCGAGGATGTGGATCCGAGAGCTGTGAGTCCCGGGGACCACCAGGTAGCGGCGCTCGACGTGCGCGTTCGGGGCGTAGGGGCAGAGGTGCGAGCTGCAGGCATTCCAGCCGAAGTGGTGGAGCTCGTTGCCACCCTGCGGAAAGTCGGTCTGGCCGACGAGCCGGCCGAAGGCCGGGCTCTCGGGGTTGGTGTCCACCACGCCAAGCGCGTCGCGCTGGCCATCGCGGGTGGCGAGGAGGGCCACGTACGCGAGCTGCTCGGGCGGGGCCTCGCCAGCGAGGCTCGGGGATGCGTAGAAGGTCGGGTCGGGGCGGAGGCGCGGCATATGGTGACTCCTGGTCGAGGGGCAGAGGATCGCTCACCAGGACTCTGCGTAACTCCCCGCGGCCGGCTGCCATCGTTGCACAACCCGTGGCCGGGACGCATCTTGGACAGCACCGATGGCTCCCTCGCCGACCGACCGCGACCGCCGCGTCGACGCCGTCTTCGACGCCCTCCTCGACGTTCCTCCCGACGAGCAGATGGCGTTCGCCGAGCGCGCCGCCGGCGAGGACCCCGAGGTCCACGCGGAAGTGCTGCGACTGCTGCACGCGCATCGCCGGGAGGGCTTCCTCGAGTCGCCGCTGCCGATCGCGGGGGCGCTGCTGGACGCCGTGGCCCCCGAGCGCGTCGGTCCCTGGCGCATCGTCCGGTTGCTTGGTCGGGGCGGCATGGGGGCCGTGTACCTCGGCGAGCGGGCGGACGGGCTGTTCGAGCAGCGGGCCGCGATAAAGCTCATCCAGCGCGGCGCGCCAGGGATGCTCCGCCGCTTTCTCGACGAGCGCCGGATGCTGGCGCGGCTCGAGCATCCAGGGATCGCGCGGCTCCTCGAGGGCGGCGTCACCCCCGACGGCATGCCCTACTTCGCCATGGAGCTGGTCGAGGGCATCCCGCTCACCCGGTACTGCGACGAGCACAGTCTGTCGGTCGCCCGCCGGCTCGATCTCGTGGCGCAGGTGTGCGACGCGGTGAGCTACGCCCATCAGCACCTCATCATCCACCGCGATCTCAAGCCCTCGAACATTCTGGTGACGGCTGACGGCGCCCCGAAGCTGCTCGACTTCGGCATCGCGAAGCTACTCTCGCCCGGCACCGGCGCGGAGCGGACCGACACGCAGCTGCCCGCAATGACGCCGGAGTTCGCCGCACCCGAGCAGGTGCGGGGCGAGGCCGTCAGCACGGCCACCGACGTCTACGCCTTCGGCGTGCTGCTCTATTATCTCGTCGCCGATCGCTATCCCTACGACGTGCGGGGCAAGACCTTCGCCGAGCTCACCCGGACCATCTGCGAGGAGGAGCCTCCCAAGCCGTCGGCGCGGGCACCCGAGGGTCGGACTCGCGAGCTCCGGGGCGATCTCGACCTGATCGTGCTCACGGCACTGCGCAAGGATCCCGCGCGCCGGTATCAGACTCCCGCCGAGCTCGCCGCCGACCTCCGGCGCTACCGGCAGGGCCGCCCGATCCGGGCGCGCGCCGACTCTGCGGGCTACCGGCTCGCAAAGTTCGCCGGCCGAAATCGCGGCGCGCTCATCGCCGCGGCGGCGATCCCCGTCCTGCTCGCCGGCGGGCTCGCCCGCGAGCTCAGGCTCCGTCACCGCGCGGAGCTGGAGGCGCAGAAGGCCAAGGAGGTGGGCGACTGGGTGGTGAGCGTCTTCGACGTGGCCGATCCGATGAGAACGGTGCGGCGGGACAGCGGCGAGATCACCGCGCGCGCCCTCCTGGACCAGGGAAGGCAGCGGGTGGATTCCAGCCTCGCCGGCCAGCCCGAGATCCAGGCGGAGCTTCGCGGCGTTTTCGGCCGCGCATACACCAGCCTCGGGCTCTACCAACAGGCGATCGCGCTGATCGAGCAGTCGCTCGAGCAGCACATGGCGCTCTATGGCCCGCACAGTCTCAAGGTGGCCGACGACCGCGAGCGCCTGGGAGAGGCGCTGATGCAGCTGGATCGCTACGACCAGGCAGAGCCGTACCTTCGGGCGGCGCTCGAGGAGCGGCGGAGCCAGCTGGGCGAGCGGAGCGACGCCACCGCCGAGGCCCTCGACCTGCTCGCCACGTCGTATCAGCGGCGGAGCCGGTACGCCGATGCCGAGCCGCTCTTTCGAGAGGCGCTCGCCATCCGTCGAGGTCTCTTCGGCGACACGGCGCTCGTCGTCGCGGCGAGCCTCAACGACCTCGGCGTACTCCTGTTTCTCAAGTCCGCCTACGCCGACGCGGAGGCGGCGTACCGCGAGGCGCTTGCCCTGGAGCTTCGGAGCCTCGGCGAGCGCCACGCACGTACGGCCGAGACCCAGCAGAATCTCGCTCAGGCGCTTCGCAGCCAGGGTCAGATGGCCGAGGCGGAGTCGCTGTACCGCCAGGCCCTCGCGACCAAGCGGCTCGTCCTCGGCAACGCCAATCCCAGCGTCACAATCAGCCTGAACAACCTGGCCGAGCTCCTGATGAACACGGGGCGGCTCGAGGAGGCCGAGACGCTCATCCGTGAGGCCCTCGTGCTCGACCGCCGGATGTTCGGCAACTCGCACTCGTACGTGGCGCAGGGCCTCGGCAATCTGGCCACAGTGCTCAAGCTGAAAGGGGAGTTCGGGGAGGCGGAGCAGGTCTATCGTCAGGCGCTGGCGATCGACCGCGAGCGGTTCGGCGACGCGCACCGCACGATCGCGGTCGATCTCAACAACCTGGGCAACGTGCGGCGGCTCTTGGGCGACAACCGCGGCGCGGAGGCCTACCTTCGGGAGGCGGTGGACCAGGCCCAGCGAACCCTGGGAGACGACCACCTCAACACGATCGTCTGCCGCATCAATCTCGCCCGCACGCTCGAAGCCGAGAGGAAGGCACCGGAGGCCGAAGCCATCCTGCGCCCGACGCTCGCAAAGCTGGACAGCGCCCTCACGGAGCACCAGCAGTGGTGGGTGTACGCCCGGACCGGGCTCGCGCTGGTGCTGCTGGACGTGGGGCATGCGACCGAGGCGCGGGACCTGCTCGCCCCCGTGGTGCCGTTCGCGGAGCGAACGCTCGGCGCGGACCACATCCGCACCAACGATGCGCGCCTGGCGCTGGGGCGGGCCCTGCTCGCCACCCGGGAGTACGGCAGGGCGGAGCCGTTCCTCCGGAAGGCGGCCGCGGCGTTCGAGGAGCAGCGGAAGGCGCAGCCGATCTTCGCGGCGCAAAGCGCGGCGGCGCTGGCCGAGCTCCGGCGCCGCCGGTCAGAGTGACGCGGGGTCGTCCCCCTCCGGGTAGAAGTAGCGATAGAGCCACGCCCGCGCCTTCAGCCAATCGCGGTGCACGGTCCGTTCGGAGACGCCGAGCGCCGCCGCGACCTCCTGCTCCTCCATCCCGCCGAAAAACCGGCACTCCACTACCTGTCGCTGGCGCGGCTCGAGCCGGCCGAGCGCCTCGTCGAGCGCGAGCATGCCGTCGGGATCGAACTCGCCCGCCCACGCGCCGTCGGTGAGCGTCGTGCGCTCCCACTCTCCGCCGCCACGCTTGGCGGCCTTGCGGTCGCGGGCATGGTCCACCAGGACCTGGCGCATGGCGCGCGCGGCGATCGCGAGGAAATGGGCCCGGTCACGGGCGGCCATGGCGGGGCGCCCGAGCTTGAGGTACGACTCGTGGACCAGCGCGGTGGGGTTGAGGGTCCGTTCCACATACTCGAACCCGAGCTGGCGTCGGGCGAGGCGGCGGAGGTCATCGTAGACCAGGGGCAGGAGACGCTCGAGGGCGTCGGCCTCCCCCTCGTGGGCTGCGTGGAGGAGGCGCGTGACTTCCCCCGTGTCGAGCTCGGGATCGGGCATAGGTATCAGGGGATGACGAAATCTCCCGTGCCGGGGTTGGGGCCGTCCGTCGCCCCCAACATGAAGCCCGAGTACAGCCCTGGCAAGGTATTCTCATGGCGTGGCAGCCGGCCTCCGCGATCTCCGCAGTAGCTGGGTGAGGCAGTTCATCGATCACCCCGATCTCGACGGAGCCCGACATGACGACGCATCGCCTGTTCCAGTTGCCGCGCACTTCTGTCGCCAGGAAGTCCCGGCTCGCCTTCGTCGCCCTCGCGACGTTGGCCGCGGCCGCCTGCAGCGACACCACCGCGCCCATCCATCCCGGTGAGGCGTCGACCGCCGTAGCGCCCGCCGCCAAGCCGGCGCGCACGCCCTACATCTCCGACTTCCAGCTCCACTCCATTTACATCGACATCGCGCCGGACGGAACCTACGACAACGGTTATGAGCTGACCGTATCCAACCCCGGCCAGAAGACCGATGGCGTCTACTTCCAGGTCGACCTGCAGCAGGGGACGAATATCGAAGACGGCGGCGGGAGCTCCCTGTACTGCTCCAGCGTGGCTGGCGTCCTGCCACGTGGCACCTGCCGGATGACCTGGTGGGTCTCGTCGCCGACCTATCCTTTCGTGCGCGGCCCCGCCCGCCTCACCATCCGGCTGCTGCAGATTCAGAACGACGGCCCCATCGTCACCCTCGACAGCCGGACCGTCGACGTCGAGATCGTCCATTCCTGATATGCTCGCTCCGCTGGGGTCGGCGTGCCGGCGCCGACCCCACTATGGGCCGCGGTCAGCAGGACGGCCTTGACCGCACCGGAGCGCCAGGCGCCGAGGCGGCGGCCGTTAGAACGTCAGCTTCACCCCTTTCCCCGGGGCCACACCACCACCTTCGGCCGGTTTCCTGGACGTATCGAACTGATCGTACTTGATCTTTGAGGTGAACGACTTCCTCGAGTCCCTTTACAAAGCCGTAGATGCCGAACTCGCCGCCCGAGGCGCCGACGATGACCCGATCCTTGACCACGAAGGGCGCCATCGGGGTGGTCTCGCCTTCGCCCAGATCGGCGATCTGGGTCTTCCACAGCTCCTTGCCCGACTCCGCGTCGATCGCGACCGTGTGGCCGTCAAGCAGGTTGTAGATGATCTTGCCGTCGGCGTAGAAGGCGCCCCGGTTGATCACGTCGCAGCACGCCTCGCCGATCGCATTCGAGCTCACGTCCGGACGGTACTTCCACTTGAGCGGATAGCCTTCCTGGGTGAGGTCGAATGCATAGAGCACGTTGGGCCA includes the following:
- a CDS encoding selenium-binding protein SBP56-related protein; this translates as MPRLRPDPTFYASPSLAGEAPPEQLAYVALLATRDGQRDALGVVDTNPESPAFGRLVGQTDFPQGGNELHHFGWNACSSHLCPYAPNAHVERRYLVVPGTHSSRIHILDTKPDPRQPSLVKVIEGKEVMAKTGYAAPHTVHCGPDGIYLNALGAPTGDGPGGIFTLDHETFDVKGRWEHDRGSQYLAYDFFWHLGQDTMITSEWGTPNMVKDGVNPELLLAGKYGHKLHVWDLRRRTHVEELDLGAEHQMALELRPAHNPSRAHGFVGVVISLEDLSSSVFLWYLDRSARKGKGEWRTQKVITIPAVPADEADLPPLLKGFKAVPPLVTDINLSVDDRTLYVSCFGTGELRQYDVTDPFNPVFTGSVTLGGIVARKAHPKRPDQPLNGGPQMVEVSRDGRRVYLTNSLYTPWDAQFYPDGVRGWIAKLDAAPGGGLTADPRFLVELEDGLRPHQVRLEGGDASSDSFCYA
- a CDS encoding ECF-type sigma factor, with translation MPDPELDTGEVTRLLHAAHEGEADALERLLPLVYDDLRRLARRQLGFEYVERTLNPTALVHESYLKLGRPAMAARDRAHFLAIAARAMRQVLVDHARDRKAAKRGGGEWERTTLTDGAWAGEFDPDGMLALDEALGRLEPRQRQVVECRFFGGMEEQEVAAALGVSERTVHRDWLKARAWLYRYFYPEGDDPASL
- a CDS encoding DinB family protein, which translates into the protein MNKTMLDQMWDQFRQKYGVYLRLLDAIPADKYASHPVAGMRTPAELAVHISGSIVRDIAQGVAKGRITANEASEGAVAAELGGKAAVLTFAGRCFEQANEAVARIGDAELSAMVPTPWGMSWPGWVAFQVLSEEFLHHRGQLSAYARACGVEPPFIWGYEQNADAYRPKAEPAGAGA
- a CDS encoding PQQ-binding-like beta-propeller repeat protein; translation: MDDARQELLLDPVQQLAGISAANATRLRPMWTFSTEPLVVKNTMYVVTPWPNVLYAFDLTQEGYPLKWKYRPDVSSNAIGEACCDVINRGAFYADGKIIYNLLDGHTVAIDAESGKELWKTQIADLGEGETTPMAPFVVKDRVIVGASGGEFGIYGFVKGLEEVVHLKDQVRSVRYVQETGRRWWCGPGERGEADVLTAAASAPGAPVRSRPSC
- a CDS encoding serine/threonine-protein kinase, yielding MAPSPTDRDRRVDAVFDALLDVPPDEQMAFAERAAGEDPEVHAEVLRLLHAHRREGFLESPLPIAGALLDAVAPERVGPWRIVRLLGRGGMGAVYLGERADGLFEQRAAIKLIQRGAPGMLRRFLDERRMLARLEHPGIARLLEGGVTPDGMPYFAMELVEGIPLTRYCDEHSLSVARRLDLVAQVCDAVSYAHQHLIIHRDLKPSNILVTADGAPKLLDFGIAKLLSPGTGAERTDTQLPAMTPEFAAPEQVRGEAVSTATDVYAFGVLLYYLVADRYPYDVRGKTFAELTRTICEEEPPKPSARAPEGRTRELRGDLDLIVLTALRKDPARRYQTPAELAADLRRYRQGRPIRARADSAGYRLAKFAGRNRGALIAAAAIPVLLAGGLARELRLRHRAELEAQKAKEVGDWVVSVFDVADPMRTVRRDSGEITARALLDQGRQRVDSSLAGQPEIQAELRGVFGRAYTSLGLYQQAIALIEQSLEQHMALYGPHSLKVADDRERLGEALMQLDRYDQAEPYLRAALEERRSQLGERSDATAEALDLLATSYQRRSRYADAEPLFREALAIRRGLFGDTALVVAASLNDLGVLLFLKSAYADAEAAYREALALELRSLGERHARTAETQQNLAQALRSQGQMAEAESLYRQALATKRLVLGNANPSVTISLNNLAELLMNTGRLEEAETLIREALVLDRRMFGNSHSYVAQGLGNLATVLKLKGEFGEAEQVYRQALAIDRERFGDAHRTIAVDLNNLGNVRRLLGDNRGAEAYLREAVDQAQRTLGDDHLNTIVCRINLARTLEAERKAPEAEAILRPTLAKLDSALTEHQQWWVYARTGLALVLLDVGHATEARDLLAPVVPFAERTLGADHIRTNDARLALGRALLATREYGRAEPFLRKAAAAFEEQRKAQPIFAAQSAAALAELRRRRSE